In a genomic window of Mycolicibacillus parakoreensis:
- a CDS encoding DUF3558 domain-containing protein, with amino-acid sequence MRRNLILPTLAATMALPLAASCSTSSPEPTAPGQAPTSEPSSAQHGPTFPQCGGISDQEIAELTRVSGLVNTAQNSVGCQWLAGGGIMGPHFSFSWYRGSPIGRERKTEELTRTSVEDITIDGHDGFIAVGTVPMLGDSLCEIGIQFDDDFIEWSISFDREPFPDPCEVATELTSRSIANAR; translated from the coding sequence GTGCGGCGGAACCTGATTCTTCCGACACTGGCGGCGACGATGGCGCTTCCGTTGGCCGCTTCCTGCAGCACGTCGAGCCCCGAGCCGACGGCGCCGGGCCAGGCCCCCACCAGCGAGCCCAGCAGCGCTCAGCACGGTCCGACGTTTCCGCAGTGCGGCGGGATCAGCGACCAGGAGATCGCCGAGCTGACCCGGGTCAGCGGGCTGGTCAACACCGCCCAGAACTCGGTGGGCTGCCAGTGGCTGGCCGGGGGCGGCATCATGGGCCCGCACTTCTCGTTCTCCTGGTATCGGGGCAGCCCGATCGGCCGCGAACGCAAAACCGAGGAGCTGACCCGCACCAGCGTCGAGGACATCACCATCGACGGCCACGACGGGTTCATCGCGGTCGGCACCGTGCCGATGCTCGGCGACTCGCTGTGTGAGATCGGCATCCAGTTCGACGACGACTTCATCGAATGGTCGATCAGCTTCGACCGCGAGCCTTTTCCCGACCCGTGCGAGGTGGCCACCGAACTGACCAGCCGATCGATTGCGAACGCGCGATGA
- a CDS encoding metallophosphoesterase family protein produces the protein MLVVHAADIHLDSPLRGLSRIGDDRAQELRRSTRRALENLVAMVVDRGADLLVIAGDLYDGGWHDFGTGQFFIEQMSRLNDEGIPVVIASGNHDAESQITRSLTLPPGVHLLDTHQPQSIVFDDLGAVVHGQGYAQRDVQTNLAAAYPSRVADLVNIGVLHTAATGSPDHDTYAPCSVADLAALRYDYLALGHIHQRGPVVTGEFPAHFSGNLQGRNPRETGAKGALLVELEHGAPARVGFEALDVARWERVEVDISDCADHDEVATLTRDRLRQTVAAADGRTLVARLEITGTTALAARLTDDEWLRADMANIATQAGAVLDKVTARVQPPAPPDPEAQRLRDAVAEAAVALPDEQVAAALRELDREIREIAGGAGVKLADPAGRADLLDRARRGLDARLAQRQA, from the coding sequence TTGCTTGTCGTTCACGCGGCGGATATCCACCTGGACAGTCCGCTACGCGGTCTGAGCCGCATCGGCGATGACCGCGCGCAGGAACTGCGGCGCAGCACGCGGCGCGCCCTGGAGAACCTGGTCGCGATGGTGGTGGACCGCGGGGCGGATCTGCTGGTCATCGCCGGGGACCTCTACGACGGCGGCTGGCACGACTTCGGCACCGGACAGTTCTTCATCGAGCAGATGAGCAGGCTCAACGACGAGGGGATCCCGGTCGTCATCGCGTCGGGCAACCACGACGCCGAAAGCCAGATCACCCGATCACTGACCCTGCCGCCCGGCGTCCACCTGCTCGACACCCACCAACCGCAGAGCATCGTCTTCGATGATCTCGGTGCGGTGGTGCACGGGCAGGGATACGCCCAACGCGATGTGCAGACCAACCTGGCGGCCGCCTACCCCAGCCGGGTCGCCGATCTGGTCAACATCGGGGTCCTGCACACCGCCGCGACCGGCTCCCCCGACCACGACACCTACGCACCGTGCTCGGTCGCCGATCTGGCGGCGCTGCGCTACGACTACCTGGCGCTGGGCCACATTCACCAGCGCGGTCCGGTCGTGACCGGGGAATTCCCGGCGCATTTCAGCGGCAACCTGCAGGGCAGAAACCCCAGAGAGACCGGCGCCAAGGGCGCGCTGCTGGTGGAATTGGAACACGGTGCCCCGGCGCGGGTCGGTTTCGAGGCGCTCGACGTCGCCCGGTGGGAACGCGTCGAGGTCGATATCTCCGACTGTGCCGACCATGACGAGGTCGCCACCCTCACCCGGGACCGGCTGCGGCAGACGGTCGCGGCGGCCGACGGCCGCACCCTCGTCGCGCGGCTGGAGATCACCGGGACGACGGCACTGGCCGCCCGGCTGACCGACGACGAGTGGCTGCGCGCCGACATGGCCAACATCGCGACGCAGGCCGGGGCGGTCCTGGACAAGGTGACCGCGCGCGTGCAACCGCCGGCACCACCGGATCCGGAGGCCCAGCGGCTCCGCGACGCCGTGGCCGAGGCGGCGGTGGCGCTCCCCGACGAGCAGGTGGCGGCCGCGCTGCGCGAGCTGGACCGCGAGATCCGCGAGATCGCCGGGGGCGCCGGGGTGAAGCTGGCCGATCCGGCGGGCCGCGCAGACCTGCTCGACCGCGCCCGGCGCGGACTGGATGCCCGCCTCGCGCAGAGGCAGGCCTGA
- a CDS encoding ABC transporter ATP-binding protein — protein sequence MTAQTSALRQTLATPPARSRDVVATAVRVLRRLAPQRRLVAVSVVLSLGSIAAGVAAPRILGHATDVVFNGVIGRRLDAGISREQAIAAARARGDTTFADLLSGMAVTPGHGVDFAAVARTLMVALAVYLLSAAMVWLQARVLNVTVQRTMYALRRDIEDKLHRLPVSYFDSRQRGELLSRVTNDVDNISGSVSMTISQLLTSVLTVVAVVAMMVSISPLLAGITLLAVPLSVLTVRAVTRRSQRLFAAQWAATGALGAHIEETYSGFTVVRTFGHRDRARREFHRRNDELHRASFGAQLYSGLISPAAGFIGNLAYVAVAVIGGLQVATGQVSLGAIQAFIVYVRQFNQPLTQLASMYNTLQSGMASAERVFEFLDETDAEPDAEPDEAPGEAPGEAPGETPEQPAPRVEFRRVGFGYRPDRPVLADVSLTIEPGSTVALVGPTGAGKTTLVNVLLRFYEPDEGQIALDGVDTATLERRALRSQIGVVSQDTWLFDGTIEENIAYGRPGAGHQQVVAAARAAQVDHVVRALPAGYQTRVGNDGGALSAGEKQLITIARTIMSRPRMLVLDEATSSVDTRTELLIQRAITELRRGRTTLIIAHRLSTIRNADRIAVLERGRIVEQGSPAELLARRGAYYAMTVTG from the coding sequence GTGACCGCACAGACCTCGGCGTTGCGCCAGACGCTGGCGACCCCACCGGCGCGGTCGCGTGACGTGGTGGCGACCGCGGTGCGGGTGCTGCGCCGACTGGCCCCGCAGCGGCGGCTGGTCGCGGTCTCGGTGGTGCTGTCGCTGGGCAGCATCGCCGCCGGGGTGGCCGCGCCCCGGATCCTCGGCCATGCCACCGATGTGGTGTTCAACGGGGTGATCGGGCGGCGGCTGGATGCCGGGATCAGCCGCGAGCAGGCGATCGCGGCCGCCCGGGCCCGCGGCGACACCACGTTCGCCGATCTGCTGTCGGGCATGGCGGTGACCCCCGGCCACGGGGTGGACTTCGCCGCGGTGGCGCGCACCCTGATGGTGGCGCTCGCGGTGTATCTGCTCAGCGCGGCGATGGTGTGGCTGCAGGCCCGGGTGTTGAACGTGACGGTGCAGCGCACCATGTATGCGCTGCGCCGCGACATCGAGGACAAACTGCACCGGTTGCCGGTGTCCTACTTCGATTCCCGTCAGCGCGGGGAGCTGCTCAGCCGGGTCACCAACGATGTCGACAACATCTCGGGGTCGGTGTCGATGACGATCAGTCAGCTGCTCACCTCGGTGCTCACCGTGGTGGCGGTGGTGGCGATGATGGTGTCGATCTCACCTCTGCTGGCGGGCATCACGTTGCTGGCGGTGCCGCTGTCGGTGCTGACGGTGCGCGCGGTCACCCGGCGTTCCCAGCGGCTGTTCGCCGCGCAGTGGGCCGCCACCGGCGCTCTGGGCGCCCACATCGAGGAGACCTACAGCGGGTTCACCGTGGTGCGCACGTTCGGCCACCGGGATCGGGCGCGCCGGGAGTTCCACCGGCGCAACGACGAGCTGCACCGCGCCAGCTTCGGCGCGCAACTGTACTCCGGCCTGATCTCTCCGGCGGCCGGGTTCATCGGCAACCTCGCCTACGTCGCGGTGGCGGTGATCGGCGGGCTGCAGGTCGCCACCGGCCAGGTCAGCCTGGGCGCCATCCAGGCGTTCATCGTCTATGTGCGCCAGTTCAATCAACCGTTGACCCAGCTGGCCTCCATGTACAACACACTGCAGTCCGGAATGGCCAGCGCGGAAAGGGTTTTCGAATTCCTCGACGAAACCGACGCCGAACCCGACGCCGAACCCGACGAGGCACCCGGCGAGGCCCCCGGCGAGGCCCCCGGGGAGACACCCGAGCAGCCGGCGCCGCGGGTGGAGTTTCGCCGCGTCGGTTTCGGCTACCGGCCGGACCGACCGGTGCTCGCCGACGTGTCGCTGACCATCGAGCCCGGCAGCACGGTGGCGCTGGTCGGACCGACCGGGGCCGGAAAGACGACCCTGGTCAACGTGTTGCTGCGTTTCTACGAACCCGACGAGGGCCAGATCGCGCTCGACGGGGTCGATACCGCCACCCTCGAGCGCCGGGCGCTGCGCTCCCAGATCGGAGTGGTCTCCCAAGACACCTGGTTGTTCGACGGCACCATCGAGGAGAACATCGCCTACGGCCGGCCCGGTGCCGGCCACCAGCAGGTGGTGGCCGCCGCCCGGGCAGCCCAGGTCGACCACGTCGTGCGCGCCCTTCCCGCGGGCTACCAGACCCGGGTCGGCAACGACGGCGGCGCGTTGAGCGCCGGGGAGAAACAGCTGATCACGATCGCCCGCACCATCATGAGCCGGCCGCGGATGCTGGTTCTCGACGAGGCGACCAGTTCGGTCGACACCCGTACCGAACT
- a CDS encoding AAA family ATPase, which translates to MRLQRLTLAAYGRCTDVAIEIGETVTVVLGANEAGKSTALDALNDLLWGIPRQTARASEVVRSKLRIDAELDVDGTAQTVVRKSGGLVAGDPATPIPPPWDPANQLTAQWWRTRLGIDHADLRRGGQEVFAGTGDIAELIFAARQGRSARELLAEITDEAAKLFKADGRARNVELRLAKAEYSKAVQERDDRLTRADVVVEQRVLVDKLQRRRRDAKAAVTEAARRLKRAEENRRVIDSVLDLGQAQTDLQAIAAEGERLSPADLAGYLEATEAGDDARRRLVELDAEIEARANDIAELAVDDRLLADRATLDRLQSEVRARIEELHRADQEFGPEATTQTARLQELLHSIGVAVDDVDQALARARVRVDHAATLDDLADRIEALEERRRNAKSLRDKALEDLAAKGIGVDITESAAPSVDAVTRLCEELDRAHGAEATAETLLAKARDAVITLRDAAPAPRVEATLTRTAVVAARRDRDARWAAVRELWLSEKATDRADRAVLAADLDTSLARADTVADDEAVQRSRVAAHDARIEAHVEGLDAARREELAAEKDVVAAADHRLRVADEWAAVWARIGLVEAPGVNEGPAVAGLLATAHAEHAAQRAAGEELAELAGAWAGAAELVGLSAACTTAAWRTQSTVFEEIEVVQSRRVEARDRDAQARRRWETFLTEAVTLMERHGVLDETPSSAGAVEQGLTTLAGRLTTATAAAAKRTAYQEQIEQKDAERTDAQQAHHRATESLRQLAETYSVGVGPDLDVLAERAARASDPAAREAAARRGIEHGLDPGSDLAGVLDRLADDDRVSVDHAVDEAAADHEEARDVAESIGEQYTIARDRLAVLEDAGGAADAEAEVAVHQANVAQLAESWAILTLQRHLLEAVLAGMGCDDTRPLLDHAGRMLERLTEGRWVALHAHDDGGSRQLKVIRADAQRFGTSALSEGTRDQVFLALRLAAVAELHNERVVAGEPALPLVLDDVLMAFDETRMIGALNILVDLAPRLQVIVFTHHRHVADAAAGIDRITVSELPEAARIDDPLDAELVRAQA; encoded by the coding sequence ATGCGCCTGCAACGGCTGACACTGGCCGCCTACGGCCGCTGCACCGACGTCGCCATCGAGATCGGCGAGACCGTGACCGTCGTCCTCGGCGCCAACGAGGCCGGCAAGTCGACGGCACTCGATGCGCTCAACGATCTGCTGTGGGGTATCCCGCGGCAGACCGCACGGGCCTCGGAGGTGGTGCGGTCCAAACTGCGGATCGACGCCGAGCTCGACGTCGACGGCACAGCCCAGACGGTGGTCCGCAAATCCGGTGGGCTCGTCGCCGGCGACCCGGCGACGCCGATCCCGCCGCCGTGGGATCCGGCGAATCAGCTGACCGCGCAGTGGTGGCGTACGCGCCTGGGCATCGACCACGCTGATTTGCGCCGGGGCGGTCAGGAGGTGTTCGCCGGCACCGGAGACATCGCCGAACTCATCTTCGCCGCACGCCAGGGCCGCAGCGCCCGGGAGCTCCTCGCCGAGATCACCGACGAGGCCGCAAAACTGTTCAAGGCCGACGGCCGGGCGCGGAACGTCGAACTGCGTCTGGCCAAAGCCGAGTACAGCAAGGCCGTCCAAGAACGTGACGACCGGCTCACCCGTGCCGATGTGGTTGTCGAGCAACGCGTTCTGGTGGACAAGCTGCAACGCCGTCGCCGCGACGCCAAGGCGGCGGTGACCGAAGCCGCCCGCCGGCTCAAGCGGGCCGAGGAGAATCGGCGCGTCATCGACAGCGTCCTGGATCTGGGCCAGGCGCAGACCGACCTGCAGGCCATCGCCGCCGAGGGTGAACGCCTGTCGCCCGCTGACCTGGCCGGCTACCTCGAGGCCACCGAAGCCGGGGACGACGCCCGGCGGCGCCTCGTCGAGCTCGACGCCGAGATCGAGGCGCGAGCCAACGACATCGCCGAGCTGGCCGTCGATGACCGGCTGCTGGCCGACCGGGCGACCCTCGATCGCCTGCAGTCCGAGGTCCGGGCCCGCATCGAAGAACTCCATCGCGCCGACCAGGAGTTCGGTCCGGAGGCGACGACCCAGACCGCGAGGTTGCAGGAGTTGCTCCACAGCATCGGTGTCGCCGTCGACGACGTGGACCAGGCCCTGGCTCGAGCCAGGGTCCGGGTCGACCACGCGGCGACCCTCGATGACCTCGCCGACCGGATCGAAGCCTTGGAGGAGCGGCGACGCAACGCTAAATCACTGCGCGACAAGGCGCTTGAGGATTTGGCGGCCAAAGGTATCGGTGTGGACATCACCGAGTCGGCCGCGCCCAGCGTGGACGCGGTCACCAGGCTGTGTGAGGAGCTCGACAGGGCCCACGGCGCCGAGGCCACCGCGGAGACGCTGCTGGCCAAGGCGCGCGATGCGGTGATCACGCTTCGTGACGCGGCGCCCGCGCCGCGTGTCGAGGCCACGCTGACCCGAACCGCTGTGGTCGCCGCGCGTCGTGACCGCGATGCGCGATGGGCCGCGGTTCGGGAGTTGTGGCTGTCCGAGAAGGCGACCGACCGGGCCGATCGCGCCGTTCTGGCCGCCGATCTGGACACCAGCCTGGCCCGGGCCGACACCGTCGCTGACGACGAGGCGGTCCAGCGATCCCGGGTCGCCGCCCACGACGCCCGGATCGAGGCGCACGTCGAGGGCCTCGATGCGGCCCGCCGGGAGGAGCTCGCCGCGGAGAAGGATGTCGTGGCCGCCGCCGACCACCGCCTCCGGGTGGCCGACGAGTGGGCAGCGGTGTGGGCGCGCATCGGGCTTGTTGAGGCCCCCGGTGTCAACGAGGGTCCCGCGGTGGCCGGTCTGCTCGCCACCGCGCACGCCGAGCACGCCGCGCAGCGCGCCGCCGGCGAGGAGCTGGCCGAGCTCGCCGGGGCCTGGGCCGGCGCCGCCGAGCTGGTCGGGTTGTCCGCTGCGTGCACCACCGCGGCCTGGCGCACCCAGTCGACGGTGTTCGAAGAGATCGAGGTGGTGCAGTCACGCCGTGTGGAGGCCCGAGACCGCGACGCGCAGGCGCGTCGACGGTGGGAGACCTTCCTGACCGAGGCCGTCACGCTCATGGAGCGCCACGGTGTGCTCGACGAAACACCGTCGTCTGCCGGCGCGGTCGAACAGGGACTGACCACGCTGGCCGGGAGACTGACGACCGCAACGGCGGCAGCAGCCAAACGCACGGCCTACCAGGAGCAGATCGAGCAGAAGGACGCCGAGCGCACCGACGCGCAGCAGGCCCACCACCGCGCGACCGAGTCGTTGCGGCAGCTGGCCGAGACCTATTCGGTCGGCGTCGGCCCGGACCTCGATGTGTTGGCCGAACGGGCTGCGCGAGCGTCCGATCCCGCTGCGCGCGAGGCCGCCGCCCGCCGAGGCATCGAGCACGGCCTGGATCCGGGCAGCGACCTCGCCGGGGTGCTCGACAGGCTGGCCGACGACGATCGGGTCAGCGTCGACCACGCCGTCGATGAGGCCGCCGCCGACCATGAGGAGGCCCGCGACGTCGCCGAATCCATCGGCGAGCAGTACACGATCGCCCGAGACCGGCTCGCCGTGTTGGAGGACGCCGGCGGCGCCGCCGATGCGGAGGCCGAGGTGGCCGTGCACCAGGCGAACGTTGCCCAACTCGCCGAGTCCTGGGCGATCCTGACCCTGCAACGACACCTGCTGGAGGCCGTGCTGGCCGGGATGGGTTGCGACGACACCAGACCGTTGCTCGACCATGCGGGCCGAATGTTGGAGCGGCTCACCGAAGGCCGGTGGGTCGCCCTGCACGCACACGACGACGGCGGCTCGCGGCAGCTGAAGGTGATCCGGGCCGACGCGCAACGCTTCGGCACCTCGGCGCTGTCGGAGGGCACCCGCGACCAGGTCTTCCTCGCCCTGCGGCTGGCCGCCGTGGCCGAACTCCACAACGAGCGCGTCGTGGCCGGCGAGCCGGCGCTGCCGCTGGTGCTCGACGACGTCCTGATGGCCTTCGACGAGACGCGGATGATCGGCGCGCTGAACATCCTGGTCGACCTGGCGCCGCGGCTGCAGGTGATCGTGTTCACCCATCACCGCCATGTCGCCGACGCCGCCGCCGGCATCGACCGGATCACGGTGTCGGAGCTACCCGAGGCGGCCCGCATCGACGATCCGCTGGACGCGGAGCTGGTGCGCGCACAGGCGTAG
- a CDS encoding ABC transporter ATP-binding protein: MLLALLRCYLRPYRAPVAVLLAVQAVSSLASLALPTINARIIDDGIAVGDTAVIVRFGAVMLAVAALQVLCALAAVYLGARSATGFGRDLRAAVFDRVIGFSEPETLRFGTPSLLTRSTNDVRQIQVLVQLIATVLIAAPIMSVGGIVMAVRLDAKLSWLLVVSVPLLAVANYAIAARMLPIVRRLQRLIDGVNRVLRDQLSGVRVVRALAREDAERARFAEANRALTATTVAAGNWQALLLPATTLIINGSSVALIWFGALRIDSAQMQIGALVAFLSYFTQILMAVVMATMVVMVLPRATVCAERIRAVLDTRTAITSPARPRAPQVAPAPQAGVVEFRDVDFRYPGAERPVLDQVCWTARPGTSTAIVGGTGSGKSTLVSLICRLYDVTGGSVRVGGVDVREQDLERLWAMIGLVPQRGYLFSGTVADNLRYGARPGQQVSDTQMWEALTVAAADDFVADHPDGLAMPVAQGGINLSGGQRQRLAIARAVVADPAIYLFDDAFSALDVHTDARVRRSVAQVAASATTVIVSQRIATISHADQIVVLDGGRVAGVGTHAALLDTCRSYTELVDSQTLPSEARR, encoded by the coding sequence ATGCTGCTGGCGCTGCTGCGGTGTTACCTCCGGCCGTACCGCGCACCGGTGGCGGTGTTGCTGGCGGTGCAGGCGGTGAGCTCGCTGGCCTCGCTGGCCCTGCCGACGATCAACGCGCGCATCATCGACGACGGCATCGCGGTGGGCGACACCGCGGTCATCGTCCGTTTCGGCGCGGTGATGCTGGCGGTCGCCGCGCTGCAGGTGCTCTGTGCGCTCGCGGCGGTCTACCTCGGGGCCCGCTCGGCGACCGGGTTCGGCCGTGACCTGCGTGCGGCCGTCTTCGACCGGGTGATCGGCTTCTCCGAGCCGGAGACGCTGCGGTTCGGGACGCCGTCGTTGCTGACCCGCAGCACCAACGATGTGCGTCAGATCCAGGTGCTGGTGCAGCTGATCGCGACGGTGTTGATCGCCGCGCCGATCATGAGCGTCGGCGGGATCGTGATGGCGGTGCGCCTCGACGCGAAACTGTCCTGGCTGCTGGTGGTCAGCGTGCCGCTGCTGGCGGTGGCGAACTACGCGATCGCCGCCCGGATGCTGCCGATCGTGCGGCGCCTGCAGCGGCTGATCGACGGCGTCAACCGGGTGCTGCGCGACCAGCTGAGCGGGGTGCGGGTGGTGCGCGCCTTGGCCCGCGAGGACGCCGAACGGGCCCGGTTCGCCGAGGCGAACCGGGCCCTGACCGCCACCACGGTCGCCGCCGGCAACTGGCAGGCGCTGCTGTTGCCAGCCACCACGCTGATCATCAACGGCTCCAGCGTCGCGTTGATCTGGTTCGGCGCGCTGCGCATCGACTCCGCTCAGATGCAGATCGGTGCGCTGGTGGCGTTCCTGTCCTATTTCACCCAGATCCTGATGGCGGTGGTGATGGCCACGATGGTGGTGATGGTCCTGCCGCGCGCCACGGTCTGCGCCGAACGGATCCGTGCGGTGCTCGACACCCGCACGGCGATCACCAGCCCGGCGCGCCCGCGCGCCCCGCAGGTCGCGCCCGCCCCGCAGGCCGGGGTGGTGGAGTTCCGCGACGTCGACTTCCGTTACCCGGGAGCCGAGCGCCCGGTGCTCGATCAGGTGTGCTGGACCGCGCGTCCGGGCACCAGCACCGCGATCGTGGGGGGCACCGGATCGGGCAAGTCGACGTTGGTGTCGCTGATCTGCCGGCTCTACGACGTGACCGGCGGGTCGGTGCGCGTCGGCGGCGTCGACGTGCGCGAGCAGGACCTCGAGCGGTTGTGGGCGATGATCGGGCTGGTCCCCCAGCGCGGCTATCTGTTCTCCGGCACGGTGGCCGACAACCTGCGCTACGGTGCGCGCCCCGGCCAGCAGGTCAGCGACACCCAGATGTGGGAGGCGCTGACGGTGGCCGCCGCCGACGATTTCGTGGCCGACCACCCCGACGGGCTGGCGATGCCGGTCGCCCAGGGCGGGATCAATCTCTCCGGCGGCCAGCGCCAGCGGCTGGCGATCGCCCGGGCGGTCGTGGCCGACCCGGCGATCTATCTGTTCGACGACGCCTTCTCCGCGCTCGACGTGCACACCGACGCCCGGGTGCGCCGGTCGGTGGCGCAGGTGGCGGCCTCGGCGACGACGGTGATCGTCTCCCAGCGCATCGCCACGATCAGCCACGCCGATCAGATCGTCGTACTCGACGGCGGGCGGGTGGCCGGCGTCGGCACCCACGCGGCGCTGCTCGACACCTGTCGCAGCTACACCGAACTGGTCGACTCGCAGACGCTGCCGTCGGAGGCCCGGCGGTGA
- a CDS encoding SixA phosphatase family protein, which produces MSQHFRTLVLLRHAKSDYPAGVDDHSRPLAPRGRREAPLAGRWLGAEVPTIDAVLCSTAVRTRQTLARTGLDLPGAAVRYVERLYNATAGTVIAEINSVAETVATLLVVGHEPAISQVTLGLAGPGGSDRAAVQRVAAKFPTSGIAVLRVPCRWDHLELGGAALTRFHVPR; this is translated from the coding sequence ATGAGTCAGCACTTTCGCACCCTCGTCCTGCTGCGGCACGCCAAATCGGACTACCCGGCCGGGGTCGACGACCACAGCCGACCGTTGGCGCCGCGCGGGCGGCGCGAGGCCCCGCTGGCCGGCCGGTGGCTGGGCGCCGAGGTCCCGACGATCGACGCGGTGCTCTGTTCGACCGCGGTGCGTACCCGCCAGACTCTCGCCCGCACCGGGCTCGACCTGCCCGGCGCCGCGGTGCGCTACGTGGAGCGGCTCTACAACGCCACCGCCGGCACCGTCATCGCCGAGATCAACTCGGTGGCCGAGACCGTGGCCACGCTGCTGGTCGTCGGCCACGAGCCGGCGATCTCCCAGGTGACGCTCGGGTTGGCCGGTCCCGGCGGCAGCGACCGGGCCGCCGTGCAACGGGTCGCCGCCAAGTTCCCCACCTCGGGGATCGCGGTGCTGCGGGTTCCGTGCCGCTGGGATCACCTGGAACTCGGCGGTGCGGCGTTGACCCGGTTCCACGTGCCGCGTTGA
- a CDS encoding DUF3558 domain-containing protein yields MSDEITARRRTAAAVLLALLAALGLLAGCARTVGGTAVKPGSPGVNRNDDSRQQFPNLLKECDVLGEDILAKTVGADPLDIQGTFVGAICRWQAGTPSGLIDITRFWFEQGSLDNERDVAQQLDYRIEERRIEGIESIVLRTADPNGACGVASAAEGAVGWWVNPQSPGVDACDQAIKLMQMTLARNY; encoded by the coding sequence ATGAGCGACGAGATCACCGCGAGGCGGCGCACCGCGGCGGCGGTGCTGCTGGCGCTGCTGGCCGCGCTGGGCCTGCTCGCCGGCTGCGCCCGGACGGTCGGGGGCACCGCGGTCAAACCCGGCAGCCCCGGCGTGAACCGCAACGACGATTCCCGCCAGCAGTTCCCGAACCTGCTCAAGGAGTGCGACGTGCTCGGCGAGGACATTCTGGCCAAAACCGTCGGTGCGGACCCGCTGGACATCCAGGGCACCTTCGTCGGGGCGATCTGCCGGTGGCAGGCCGGCACCCCGTCGGGGCTGATCGACATCACCCGGTTCTGGTTCGAGCAGGGCAGCCTCGACAACGAGCGGGACGTGGCCCAGCAGTTGGACTACCGGATCGAGGAACGCCGGATCGAGGGCATCGAGTCGATCGTGCTGCGCACCGCCGACCCCAACGGGGCCTGCGGGGTCGCCAGCGCGGCCGAAGGCGCGGTGGGATGGTGGGTCAACCCGCAGTCACCGGGGGTGGACGCCTGCGATCAGGCGATCAAACTGATGCAGATGACCCTGGCGCGCAACTACTGA